One stretch of Akkermansia sp. RCC_12PD DNA includes these proteins:
- a CDS encoding low molecular weight protein arginine phosphatase translates to MNQRKKILFICTGNTCRSPMAEGLFLKLSASHPEWLAGSAGTAAWNGQGASPETLHVLREHGVNLSGHASRAVTQELVEESTDIYTMTESHLAVMLANFPEHADKIRLVTCYTDNRNISDPIGCGQAAYNKVARQLTDAIRAIIARMEQEA, encoded by the coding sequence ATGAACCAGCGTAAAAAGATCCTCTTCATCTGCACCGGAAACACGTGCCGCAGCCCTATGGCTGAAGGCCTCTTCCTGAAGCTTTCCGCCAGCCATCCGGAATGGCTCGCGGGGTCCGCAGGTACGGCGGCCTGGAACGGGCAGGGGGCAAGTCCGGAAACGCTCCATGTCCTGAGGGAGCACGGAGTAAACCTTTCCGGCCATGCAAGCCGCGCCGTCACGCAGGAACTGGTGGAAGAATCCACGGACATCTACACGATGACGGAAAGCCATCTGGCCGTCATGCTGGCCAACTTTCCCGAACACGCGGACAAGATCAGGCTGGTCACCTGCTACACGGACAACAGGAACATCAGTGACCCCATCGGATGCGGGCAGGCCGCCTACAACAAGGTGGCGCGGCAGCTCACGGACGCCATTCGCGCCATCATCGCCCGCATGGAGCAGGAAGCCTAA
- a CDS encoding MerC domain-containing protein — MTLKPKFLLILSLFQLSLGLGWIFGYLLIPPTVFFYERAAVRALQKEYHTIRTEGLNAENDIVLQPYEFFNKGQTAPLPVVSLHRESALNSFPTYPPNPMDYTVLFRHLYEQGARNVYVIAPMAWEEEPDNIVKSAVGYELDRFRHKALGRQMSESSRRASLPSGWKHLAIPPGNIIGKTDQFPRADRLVGEAPQITTEAGTLGTVVENSDLFSASQESGKSFPLFVRWGEDIIPTLPLVAALNALDLDPEDVRLIPGDTLLLGNNRSIPLDEYGRIPLAENSAPTLLDTKEVIVPVMSGLRPPDMSTVRKLLSSADAVIVSEPFTPSEAPDAQALLTAKTIRSIMGALSPAPPVLVPVAPAWVQWVIVLDVLLLATWALRFRKRGRWLLWILCILSAPILAWYLFSVHGVWFPVMTPVTGVLGVALAGSLIPWFSPPLHDAEEDDEEDPPPSTLPENGNGAGSVLPPDNLYQEPNEVPIPHHPKKQSDS, encoded by the coding sequence ATGACTCTTAAACCCAAATTCCTGCTCATTCTGTCCCTTTTCCAGCTCTCGCTGGGGCTGGGTTGGATATTCGGCTACCTGCTCATCCCCCCTACCGTCTTTTTTTATGAACGGGCCGCCGTCCGCGCCCTGCAAAAGGAATACCACACCATAAGGACGGAGGGGCTGAACGCCGAAAACGACATTGTTCTACAGCCTTACGAGTTTTTCAACAAGGGACAGACGGCCCCTCTCCCCGTCGTCTCCCTGCACCGGGAATCCGCCCTGAACAGTTTCCCCACCTATCCGCCCAATCCGATGGACTATACGGTTCTGTTCCGCCACCTGTACGAACAGGGCGCCAGAAACGTTTACGTCATTGCCCCCATGGCCTGGGAAGAGGAACCCGACAACATCGTCAAATCTGCCGTGGGATATGAACTGGACCGCTTCCGCCACAAAGCGCTGGGACGCCAGATGAGCGAATCATCCCGCAGAGCGTCCCTGCCGTCCGGCTGGAAGCATTTGGCCATCCCTCCCGGTAACATCATCGGCAAAACGGACCAATTCCCCCGTGCGGACAGGCTGGTGGGGGAAGCACCCCAAATAACCACGGAAGCCGGCACGCTGGGAACGGTTGTGGAAAACAGCGACCTGTTCTCCGCAAGCCAGGAAAGCGGCAAATCGTTCCCTCTCTTTGTCCGCTGGGGAGAAGACATCATCCCCACCCTTCCCCTCGTCGCTGCGCTGAATGCGCTGGACCTGGACCCGGAAGACGTCAGGCTCATCCCCGGCGATACCCTCCTTCTCGGCAACAACCGTTCCATTCCGCTGGATGAATATGGCCGCATCCCGCTGGCGGAAAACAGCGCTCCCACGTTACTGGACACGAAGGAAGTCATCGTTCCCGTCATGTCCGGCCTCCGTCCCCCGGATATGAGCACCGTCAGAAAACTTCTTTCCTCCGCAGACGCCGTCATCGTTTCCGAACCCTTCACCCCCTCCGAGGCTCCCGACGCCCAGGCGCTCCTGACGGCAAAAACCATCCGCAGCATCATGGGAGCCCTGTCCCCGGCCCCTCCCGTGCTGGTTCCGGTGGCTCCCGCATGGGTACAATGGGTCATTGTGCTGGACGTGCTGCTCCTGGCTACGTGGGCCCTCCGCTTCCGGAAACGGGGGCGCTGGCTCTTGTGGATCCTGTGCATCCTGTCGGCACCCATCCTTGCGTGGTACCTTTTTTCCGTACACGGGGTGTGGTTCCCCGTCATGACTCCCGTAACCGGCGTGCTGGGCGTGGCCCTGGCCGGCAGCCTGATTCCCTGGTTTTCCCCTCCTTTACATGATGCGGAAGAAGATGACGAGGAAGATCCGCCGCCCTCCACCCTTCCGGAAAACGGAAACGGAGCCGGCAGCGTTCTCCCTCCGGACAACCTGTACCAGGAACCTAATGAGGTTCCCATTCCGCACCACCCCAAAAAACAGTCTGATTCATGA
- a CDS encoding MarR family transcriptional regulator, with protein sequence MNSISEEANKLADFVLLTQRSCILNLSPELNEGKVSYPQFFLLTYLASEDFLSMSSIAQKMGHSTAAATGMVDKLQEMGYLTRMSAAKDRRKIMVAITQEGRELVDRMRQNIVRDLAALMAGPDHEARQAIADTGKSIKRRRLG encoded by the coding sequence ATGAACTCCATTTCTGAAGAAGCAAACAAGCTGGCGGACTTCGTCCTGCTCACCCAGCGTTCCTGCATTCTCAACCTCTCTCCGGAGCTGAATGAAGGCAAGGTTTCCTACCCTCAGTTTTTCCTGCTGACCTATCTGGCCAGCGAGGACTTCCTGAGCATGTCCAGCATCGCGCAGAAGATGGGCCATTCCACGGCGGCGGCGACCGGCATGGTGGACAAACTCCAGGAAATGGGCTACCTGACCCGCATGAGCGCGGCCAAGGACAGACGCAAGATCATGGTCGCCATCACCCAGGAAGGGCGGGAACTGGTGGACCGCATGCGCCAGAACATCGTCCGGGACCTGGCCGCCCTGATGGCCGGTCCGGACCATGAGGCGCGCCAAGCCATCGCGGACACCGGCAAGTCCATCAAAAGACGCCGCCTGGGCTGA
- the trpB gene encoding tryptophan synthase subunit beta: MDLHTYLRNFPDARGRFGEYGGVYLPDELVPAFEEITEAYQTIAHSAQFINELRRIRKQFQGRPTPVYHCERLSRHLGTSQIYLKREDLNHTGAHKLNHCMGEGLLAKYMGKKRIIAETGAGQHGVALATAAAFFGLECEIHMGAVDIAKQAPNVTRMKILGAKVVPVTHGLQSLKEAVDSAFDSYLNSYKDSIYCIGSVVGPHPFPQMVRDFQMCIGVEAREQFLEMTGLLPDAVCACVGGGSNSMGMFTAFLGDPLDIYGVEPLGKGPKLGEHSASITYGSKGVLHGFESIMLQDDDGNPGPVHSVASGLDYPSVGPEHAYLHDIGRVNYVTATDEEAVDAFFKLSRYEGIIPALESSHAIAYAMKWAQENPGRAILVNCSGRGDKDVDYVVENYGYGENHQFPA; the protein is encoded by the coding sequence ATGGATCTCCATACTTATCTACGCAATTTTCCGGATGCCCGGGGCCGCTTCGGCGAATACGGCGGCGTCTATCTGCCGGACGAACTCGTCCCCGCCTTTGAAGAAATCACGGAGGCTTACCAGACCATCGCCCATTCCGCCCAGTTCATCAACGAACTGCGCCGCATCCGCAAGCAGTTCCAGGGGCGCCCCACTCCCGTTTACCACTGCGAACGCCTGTCCCGCCACCTGGGCACCTCCCAGATTTATCTGAAGCGAGAAGACCTGAACCACACGGGTGCGCACAAGCTCAACCATTGCATGGGGGAAGGCCTTCTCGCCAAATATATGGGCAAAAAACGCATCATTGCGGAAACGGGCGCGGGCCAGCACGGCGTGGCGCTGGCGACGGCGGCCGCCTTCTTCGGCTTGGAATGCGAGATTCACATGGGAGCGGTCGACATTGCCAAGCAGGCGCCCAACGTCACACGCATGAAAATTCTGGGAGCCAAGGTCGTTCCCGTCACCCACGGACTCCAGAGCCTGAAGGAAGCCGTGGATTCCGCCTTTGATTCCTACCTGAACAGCTACAAGGACTCCATTTACTGTATCGGGTCCGTGGTAGGCCCCCACCCCTTCCCCCAAATGGTGCGCGACTTCCAGATGTGCATCGGCGTGGAAGCCCGGGAACAGTTCCTGGAAATGACCGGACTGCTCCCGGACGCCGTGTGCGCCTGCGTGGGCGGCGGCAGCAACTCCATGGGCATGTTCACCGCCTTCCTGGGCGATCCGCTGGATATTTACGGCGTGGAGCCGCTCGGCAAAGGCCCCAAACTAGGGGAGCATTCCGCCTCCATCACCTACGGGAGCAAGGGCGTTCTGCACGGTTTCGAAAGTATCATGCTCCAGGATGACGACGGCAACCCCGGCCCGGTCCATTCCGTGGCCAGCGGCCTGGACTACCCCTCTGTGGGGCCGGAACACGCCTACCTGCACGACATCGGCCGCGTGAATTACGTAACCGCCACGGATGAGGAAGCCGTGGATGCCTTCTTCAAACTTTCCCGCTATGAGGGAATCATTCCGGCCCTGGAAAGTTCCCATGCCATTGCGTATGCCATGAAGTGGGCGCAGGAAAACCCCGGAAGAGCCATTCTGGTCAACTGTTCCGGCCGCGGTGACAAGGACGTGGACTACGTCGTGGAAAACTATGGCTATGGAGAAAACCACCAGTTCCCCGCCTGA
- a CDS encoding TetR/AcrR family transcriptional regulator, with product MKQEQGTRERLLEAAENLFAEYGYTETSLRMISQAADVNIASANYHFGGKEGLWKAVMMKYAPLARDFRMARVAEAMERDGSIEALAHAYVYPSFYGLLNTGDLTLEELNTFPHYLRLMGICHVQTPEIAVEYIKEVYSPIRRQLHDSIRKMFPDASSYQIFWTVLAIESIMIGLLTRLRMIMELMEANRIPKGSVKDLFELIVHQVESLIRMCGKTM from the coding sequence ATGAAACAGGAGCAAGGGACCAGGGAACGGCTGCTGGAGGCCGCCGAAAATCTGTTTGCCGAATACGGCTATACGGAAACGTCGCTGCGCATGATTTCCCAGGCGGCCGACGTCAATATAGCCTCCGCCAACTACCACTTCGGCGGCAAGGAAGGGCTGTGGAAGGCGGTCATGATGAAGTACGCCCCGCTGGCACGGGATTTCCGGATGGCCCGGGTGGCGGAGGCCATGGAGCGGGACGGCTCCATTGAGGCCCTGGCCCACGCATACGTGTACCCCTCCTTTTACGGACTTCTGAACACGGGGGACCTGACTCTGGAGGAACTGAACACGTTCCCCCATTATCTGCGCCTGATGGGCATTTGCCATGTGCAGACGCCGGAAATTGCCGTGGAATATATCAAGGAGGTGTATTCCCCCATTCGGCGGCAGCTTCATGACAGCATCCGCAAGATGTTTCCGGACGCTTCCTCATACCAGATTTTCTGGACGGTGCTCGCCATTGAAAGCATCATGATCGGGCTTCTGACGCGTCTCCGGATGATCATGGAGCTGATGGAGGCCAACAGGATTCCGAAAGGGAGCGTGAAGGATCTGTTTGAACTCATTGTCCATCAGGTGGAATCCCTGATCCGCATGTGCGGAAAGACCATGTAG
- the sucC gene encoding ADP-forming succinate--CoA ligase subunit beta, translating into MNIHEYQAKQLFERFGVATPKGIAATTAQEAAQVARDMGVSQYVVKAQVHAGGRGKGTFKNGFKGGVHVVNSVEEVEDVAGKMLNQVLVTKQTGEAGKLVSKIMVAEAVDLKKECYFAILQDRARECPVIVASTEGGMDIEEVAAIHPEAIIREHIDPALGILPFQALKIAVALGLTGPLLRQATKLITNVYKLFTALDCSLVEINPLVVTTDDRVCALDAKFNFDDNALYRHPEIMEMRDETEEDPREVEAGKYDLNYIGLDGNIGCMVNGAGLAMATMDIIKYYGGDPANFLDVGGSATEEMVTNAFRILTSDKNVKALLVNIFGGIMRCDVIAQGIVAAAKNIDMKIPLVVRLEGTNVEIGKKILADSGIAIIPADNLDEAAQKAVAAVK; encoded by the coding sequence ATGAATATTCACGAATATCAAGCAAAACAACTCTTTGAGCGCTTTGGCGTGGCAACTCCCAAGGGCATTGCCGCCACCACCGCCCAGGAAGCAGCACAAGTAGCCCGCGACATGGGCGTTTCCCAATACGTAGTTAAGGCACAGGTACATGCCGGAGGACGCGGCAAAGGGACATTCAAAAACGGGTTCAAGGGCGGCGTGCACGTCGTCAACTCCGTGGAGGAAGTGGAAGACGTAGCCGGCAAGATGCTCAACCAGGTACTGGTCACCAAGCAAACCGGGGAAGCCGGAAAGCTGGTCAGCAAGATCATGGTGGCGGAAGCCGTGGACCTTAAAAAGGAATGCTACTTCGCCATCCTGCAGGACCGCGCCCGGGAATGCCCCGTCATCGTCGCCAGCACGGAAGGCGGCATGGACATTGAAGAAGTAGCGGCCATCCACCCGGAAGCCATCATCCGCGAACACATTGACCCGGCCCTGGGCATCCTGCCCTTCCAGGCCCTCAAAATCGCCGTGGCTCTGGGCCTCACCGGTCCCCTGCTCCGCCAGGCGACCAAGCTCATTACCAATGTTTACAAGCTCTTCACCGCCCTGGACTGCTCCCTGGTGGAAATCAACCCCCTCGTCGTCACCACGGATGACCGCGTGTGCGCCCTGGATGCCAAATTCAACTTTGACGACAACGCCCTGTACCGTCATCCGGAAATCATGGAAATGCGGGATGAAACGGAAGAAGACCCCCGCGAAGTGGAAGCCGGCAAATACGACCTGAACTACATCGGCCTGGACGGCAACATCGGCTGCATGGTGAACGGCGCCGGACTGGCCATGGCCACGATGGACATCATCAAATACTACGGCGGCGATCCCGCCAACTTCCTGGACGTGGGCGGCTCCGCTACGGAGGAAATGGTCACCAACGCGTTCCGCATCCTCACCAGCGACAAGAACGTCAAGGCCCTTCTCGTCAACATCTTTGGCGGCATCATGCGCTGCGACGTCATCGCCCAGGGCATCGTGGCCGCAGCAAAAAACATCGACATGAAAATCCCGCTCGTCGTCCGCCTGGAAGGCACCAACGTGGAAATCGGCAAGAAAATCCTCGCCGACAGCGGCATCGCCATCATCCCTGCCGACAATCTGGACGAAGCTGCCCAGAAGGCGGTTGCAGCAGTCAAATAA
- the sucD gene encoding succinate--CoA ligase subunit alpha codes for MTSLIDKNTRLVVQGITGSAGAFHAKNCMDFGTNVVAGVTPGKGGQLFEGKVPVFDTVAEAKKATDCNASMIFVPPPFAADAIMEAADAGVKLIVCITEGIPVQDMQKVKVFLKDKDVTLIGPNCPGIVNPSASCKIGIMPAYIFKPGRIGIVSRSGTLTYEAVWQVTNMGLGQSMCIGIGGDPVHGMTQQQAVQFFTEDPNTDAFIMIGEIGGSEEEEAAEWIKNNCKKPVAAFIAGATAPKGRRMGHAGAIVAGGKGTAAAKQEALREAGIVVAKTPAQMGAALAEAMKNKGM; via the coding sequence ATGACATCTCTCATTGACAAAAACACCCGTCTCGTCGTGCAAGGCATCACCGGCAGCGCCGGCGCATTCCACGCCAAAAACTGCATGGACTTTGGCACTAACGTGGTTGCCGGCGTAACTCCCGGCAAGGGCGGCCAGCTCTTTGAAGGCAAGGTCCCCGTATTCGACACTGTGGCGGAAGCCAAAAAGGCCACGGACTGCAACGCCTCCATGATCTTCGTCCCGCCGCCCTTCGCGGCTGACGCCATCATGGAAGCCGCGGACGCGGGCGTCAAGCTCATCGTCTGCATCACGGAAGGCATCCCGGTGCAGGACATGCAGAAAGTGAAGGTATTCCTGAAAGACAAGGACGTGACCCTCATCGGCCCGAACTGCCCCGGCATCGTCAACCCCTCCGCCAGCTGCAAGATCGGCATCATGCCGGCGTACATCTTCAAGCCCGGCAGAATCGGCATCGTTTCCCGTTCCGGCACGCTCACCTATGAAGCCGTCTGGCAGGTCACCAACATGGGCCTGGGCCAGAGCATGTGCATCGGCATCGGCGGCGACCCCGTCCATGGCATGACCCAGCAGCAGGCCGTTCAATTCTTCACGGAAGACCCCAACACGGACGCCTTCATCATGATCGGTGAAATCGGTGGTTCCGAGGAAGAGGAAGCCGCTGAATGGATCAAGAACAACTGCAAGAAGCCCGTGGCCGCCTTCATCGCCGGAGCCACGGCTCCCAAGGGACGCCGCATGGGCCACGCGGGCGCCATCGTGGCCGGAGGCAAAGGCACCGCCGCCGCCAAGCAGGAAGCCCTGCGCGAAGCGGGCATCGTGGTCGCCAAGACGCCGGCCCAGATGGGCGCCGCCCTGGCGGAAGCCATGAAGAACAAGGGCATGTAA
- a CDS encoding phosphotransferase — MKELSRLVQRSFHVTPREEDFRTIALGASGRTIVRIGLGDRTCIGILWGDDRADNDSFIPADRHLRANGVNVPEVYDYEPLGPGCGAALAEDLGDDNLLSFRSEPWEKLRFRYIRAMEQLRLLHECPFPENFSFQPSFDESLYRWEQEYFAEHLLGTHLGLSANGFLNHPALRKMAQFLAGLPLCPVHRDSQSQNVHIHAGKTWLIDFQGMRGGRPEYDLASLVFDGYAHLETEQTDELLREWEHLTGRALDRDIFRACALQRLMQMLGAYANIGHNKGKTWYLEQIPAGLAHLRRLLPGSMLAEPLAGMLE, encoded by the coding sequence ATGAAAGAACTCTCCCGCCTGGTCCAACGGAGCTTTCACGTCACGCCCCGGGAAGAGGACTTCCGGACGATTGCCCTCGGCGCATCCGGCCGCACTATTGTGCGCATCGGCCTGGGAGACCGGACCTGCATCGGCATTCTCTGGGGAGATGATCGCGCGGACAACGACTCTTTCATCCCCGCGGATCGCCATTTGCGCGCCAACGGCGTCAACGTGCCGGAGGTCTATGACTACGAACCCCTAGGCCCTGGCTGCGGAGCAGCCCTGGCGGAAGACCTGGGAGACGACAATCTCCTGTCTTTCAGAAGCGAACCCTGGGAGAAACTCCGTTTCCGCTACATCCGGGCCATGGAACAGCTCCGCCTGCTGCATGAATGCCCCTTCCCGGAAAATTTTTCTTTTCAACCCTCTTTTGACGAATCCCTGTACCGCTGGGAGCAGGAATATTTTGCGGAACATCTGCTGGGCACGCACCTGGGCCTGTCCGCGAACGGCTTCCTGAACCATCCCGCGCTGCGGAAAATGGCGCAATTCCTGGCCGGCCTGCCGCTCTGCCCCGTTCACCGGGACAGCCAGTCGCAGAACGTGCACATCCATGCAGGAAAAACTTGGCTGATCGACTTCCAGGGCATGCGCGGCGGACGTCCGGAGTATGACCTGGCTTCCCTGGTGTTTGACGGGTACGCGCATCTGGAAACGGAACAGACGGACGAACTGCTCCGGGAATGGGAGCACCTCACCGGGCGCGCCCTGGACCGCGACATCTTCCGAGCATGCGCACTGCAAAGGCTCATGCAGATGCTGGGCGCGTACGCCAACATCGGCCACAACAAAGGGAAAACTTGGTATCTGGAACAAATCCCCGCAGGGCTGGCGCATCTGCGCCGTCTTCTCCCCGGTTCCATGCTTGCCGAGCCTCTGGCAGGCATGCTAGAATAA
- a CDS encoding RidA family protein produces MDKIRQRLSELGYSVYDAPAPVGSYVQCVRTGNLLHLSGGISVNGEDKYFGKVGQDLSVEEGQAAARAAILNRLAVIVQAVGSLEKVSRIVAVNGFVNAGPEFYDHPKVLNGASDLLVEVFGEIGRHSRTAVGVSALPLNVAVEISMVVEVRD; encoded by the coding sequence ATGGATAAAATACGTCAACGACTTTCCGAACTCGGCTACTCCGTTTATGATGCTCCGGCCCCGGTAGGCTCCTATGTCCAGTGCGTGCGCACGGGCAATCTGCTTCATCTCTCCGGCGGCATTTCCGTAAATGGAGAGGACAAATACTTTGGCAAGGTGGGGCAGGACCTCTCCGTGGAGGAAGGCCAGGCCGCGGCGCGGGCTGCCATTCTCAACCGTCTGGCCGTCATCGTGCAGGCGGTGGGCTCCCTGGAAAAGGTTTCCCGCATCGTAGCCGTCAACGGCTTTGTCAATGCAGGGCCGGAATTCTATGACCATCCCAAGGTGCTCAATGGCGCCTCCGACCTGCTGGTGGAAGTCTTCGGGGAAATCGGACGCCATAGCCGGACCGCCGTTGGCGTGTCTGCCCTGCCGCTCAACGTAGCGGTGGAAATCAGCATGGTCGTGGAAGTCCGCGACTAG
- a CDS encoding L,D-transpeptidase, with product MSPPAVLHINLSRQKLTLESAGTILFSCPVSSGKAGTGSQQGSGKTPLGRFRICKKIGAGLPEDTIFVSRLPVGRYPAAIPEGMNEHSDFILTRILWLDGLDPENVNTRERYIYIHGTNRTDSLGTPDSHGCIRLSPQDMLTLFDLTEEGTEAFIRL from the coding sequence ATGTCTCCTCCCGCGGTTCTGCACATTAATCTTTCCCGGCAGAAGCTGACCCTGGAATCCGCCGGAACAATCCTGTTTTCCTGCCCTGTTTCCAGCGGGAAAGCTGGCACAGGCAGTCAGCAGGGGTCAGGGAAAACGCCCCTGGGCCGCTTCCGCATCTGCAAAAAAATCGGAGCGGGACTGCCTGAGGACACCATCTTCGTCTCTCGGCTCCCGGTTGGCCGCTACCCGGCCGCCATCCCGGAGGGCATGAATGAACATTCTGACTTCATCCTGACGCGCATCCTGTGGCTGGACGGCCTGGACCCCGAAAACGTCAATACGCGGGAGCGCTACATCTACATCCACGGCACCAACCGGACGGACAGCCTCGGAACACCGGACTCCCACGGCTGCATTCGCCTTTCTCCGCAGGACATGCTGACCCTTTTTGACTTGACGGAAGAAGGCACGGAAGCGTTCATCCGCCTTTAA
- a CDS encoding ferritin, with product MISTTMATALNEQIKWEMYSANLYLGMSAYMQDAGLTGFAHWMRVQYQEETAHALKLYDFLLARGGQVVMLPIDAPAAQWANVLEVFEATLAHEQEVTRRINELVRLAKEEKDFATDIFLHWFVSEQVEEEETVKDIISKLRLIKGEGQGMLLLDKDLGSRVFTPPPAN from the coding sequence ATGATCAGTACAACAATGGCAACTGCTCTGAATGAGCAAATCAAATGGGAAATGTATTCCGCCAACCTCTACCTCGGCATGTCCGCCTACATGCAGGACGCCGGCCTCACGGGGTTTGCCCACTGGATGCGCGTCCAGTACCAGGAGGAAACCGCCCACGCCCTGAAGCTCTATGATTTTCTGCTGGCCCGCGGCGGCCAGGTGGTCATGCTTCCCATTGACGCTCCCGCGGCCCAGTGGGCCAACGTACTGGAAGTGTTCGAAGCCACGCTTGCGCATGAACAGGAAGTTACCCGCCGCATCAATGAGCTGGTGCGCCTGGCCAAGGAGGAAAAGGACTTTGCCACGGACATTTTCCTGCATTGGTTCGTCAGCGAGCAGGTGGAGGAAGAGGAAACCGTCAAGGACATCATCAGCAAGCTCCGCCTGATCAAGGGAGAAGGCCAGGGAATGCTCCTCCTGGACAAGGACCTGGGTTCCCGCGTCTTTACCCCTCCTCCCGCCAATTAA
- the hisD gene encoding histidinol dehydrogenase, whose amino-acid sequence MKNRMNRRALPENSVRDTVDSIIQDVAARGDAALFDYAARFDKVTLDSGSLFVTAEELAEAEAAVEESVKEAIAASLKNIHYFSDRSRRQDWSGVNAQGVEVAERFLPYDRVGIYIPGGKAPLVSTSIMTGGFAQAAGVREIVAATPCGPDGRVNPALLYALKASGATEIIKIGGAQAIAALALGTESVKPVEKIFGPGNRFVVEAKRQLVGAVAIDLLPGPSEVMVLADETADAEFLAADLLAQGEHGPDSVVVFVTTSEELLERVEAEVERQAALLSRGAIIREVLDKHAYGFLVSSIQEGVDLVNAFAPEHLVLVTEDEESVLAAIRTAGAIYAGALSTVACGDFLAGPSHTLPTGGAGKSFSGLRADQFQRRTSVVRMNGDAVLRSAPYVAEFARVEGLDAHNHSLQVRALRVNP is encoded by the coding sequence ATGAAAAACCGGATGAACCGCCGGGCCCTTCCCGAGAATTCCGTAAGAGATACCGTTGATTCCATTATTCAGGACGTTGCCGCCCGCGGAGACGCCGCCCTGTTTGATTATGCCGCCAGGTTTGACAAGGTCACCCTGGACAGCGGCTCCCTGTTTGTCACCGCGGAGGAACTGGCGGAGGCGGAAGCCGCCGTGGAGGAATCCGTGAAGGAGGCCATTGCCGCTTCCCTGAAGAACATTCATTATTTTTCAGACCGCAGCCGCAGGCAGGACTGGTCCGGAGTGAATGCCCAGGGCGTGGAGGTTGCGGAACGCTTCCTTCCCTATGACCGCGTGGGCATTTACATTCCCGGGGGCAAGGCGCCCCTTGTGTCCACCTCCATCATGACGGGCGGCTTTGCCCAGGCCGCCGGCGTGCGGGAAATCGTGGCCGCCACGCCGTGCGGGCCGGACGGACGGGTGAACCCCGCTCTTTTATATGCGCTGAAGGCTTCCGGCGCCACGGAAATTATCAAGATAGGCGGCGCCCAGGCGATCGCCGCGCTGGCGTTGGGTACGGAGAGCGTGAAGCCCGTGGAAAAGATTTTCGGCCCCGGCAACCGTTTTGTGGTGGAGGCCAAGCGCCAGCTGGTGGGCGCCGTGGCCATTGATCTTCTTCCCGGGCCGAGCGAAGTGATGGTGCTGGCGGATGAGACGGCGGACGCCGAGTTTCTGGCCGCCGACCTGCTGGCCCAGGGCGAGCACGGGCCGGACAGCGTCGTGGTATTTGTGACTACCTCGGAAGAGCTGCTGGAACGGGTGGAGGCGGAAGTGGAACGCCAGGCGGCCCTGTTGAGCCGGGGCGCTATCATCCGCGAGGTGCTGGACAAGCACGCGTACGGTTTTCTGGTCTCCTCTATTCAGGAGGGAGTGGACCTGGTGAATGCATTTGCTCCGGAACACCTGGTTCTGGTGACGGAGGATGAAGAGTCCGTGCTGGCGGCCATTCGGACGGCCGGCGCCATTTATGCGGGGGCCCTGTCTACGGTGGCTTGCGGCGATTTTCTGGCGGGTCCCAGCCATACGCTGCCCACGGGCGGGGCGGGCAAGTCGTTTTCCGGTCTGCGGGCGGACCAGTTCCAGCGGCGCACCAGCGTGGTGCGCATGAATGGGGATGCCGTTCTGAGGTCGGCTCCGTATGTGGCGGAGTTCGCCCGAGTAGAGGGGTTGGATGCCCACAACCATTCCCTCCAGGTACGCGCTTTGCGCGTGAATCCGTAA